In Herbaspirillum seropedicae, a single window of DNA contains:
- a CDS encoding YggT family protein: protein MLHSIFMLIVNAVASILAGVMLLRFWMQVVRVRPPQSVGQFVYQLSDWLVKPLRRVLPGGAYDWASLLGAFLIVVLATVAAVGLQSGFDFKIIFLLSLERFVEWICYGFMATLIIEAIFSWVNPYAPLAPFVRALNEPLLRPLRRVIPPLGGVDLSPLVLLILLQIAVRVISTLLFALL from the coding sequence GTGCTGCATAGTATTTTCATGTTGATCGTCAATGCCGTGGCCAGCATCCTGGCCGGCGTCATGCTCTTGCGCTTCTGGATGCAGGTGGTGCGCGTGCGTCCGCCGCAGTCGGTCGGTCAGTTCGTCTACCAGCTCTCGGACTGGCTGGTCAAACCGTTGCGCCGCGTGCTGCCTGGCGGCGCCTATGACTGGGCCAGCCTGTTGGGAGCCTTCCTGATCGTGGTGCTGGCGACCGTGGCCGCAGTTGGATTGCAGTCGGGCTTCGACTTCAAGATCATCTTCCTGCTCTCGCTGGAGCGCTTCGTCGAGTGGATCTGCTACGGCTTCATGGCCACGCTGATCATCGAGGCCATCTTCAGCTGGGTCAATCCCTACGCGCCGCTGGCGCCTTTCGTGCGGGCCTTGAATGAGCCGCTGCTGCGTCCGCTGCGCCGCGTGATCCCGCCGCTGGGCGGCGTGGACCTGTCGCCGCTGGTGCTGCTGATCCTCCTGCAGATCGCCGTGCGCGTGATCAGCACGCTGCTGTTCGCCCTGCTGTGA
- the accC gene encoding acetyl-CoA carboxylase biotin carboxylase subunit gives MFEKILIANRGEIALRIQRACRELGIKTVVVHSEADREAKYVKLADESVCIGPAPSTLSYLNMPAIISAAEVTDAQAIHPGYGFLSENADFAERVEKSGFVFIGPRAENIRMMGDKVSAKQAMIRAGVPCVPGSDGALPDNPKEIVQIARKIGYPVIIKAAGGGGGRGMRVVHTEAALINAVTMTKTEAGAAFGNPEVYMEKYLENPRHVEIQILADEHKQAIWLGERDCSMQRRHQKVIEEAPAPGIPRKIIEKIGERCAEACRKMNYRGAGTFEFLYENEEFYFIEMNTRVQVEHPVTEMITGVDIVQEQIRIAAGEKLRYRQRDIELKGHAIECRINAEDPFKFIPSPGRITAWHVPGGPGIRVDSHAYSGYFVPPNYDSMVGKVIAYGATREQAIRRMQIALSEMVVEGISTNIPLHRELMVDARFFEGGTNIHYLEHKLSERPASPEADKAIKK, from the coding sequence ATGTTTGAAAAAATCCTCATCGCCAACCGTGGCGAAATTGCCCTACGTATCCAGCGCGCCTGCCGCGAATTGGGCATCAAGACCGTGGTCGTGCACTCCGAGGCCGACCGCGAAGCCAAGTACGTGAAGCTGGCCGATGAGTCGGTCTGCATCGGCCCGGCCCCGTCGACCCTGTCCTACCTGAACATGCCGGCCATCATCAGCGCCGCCGAGGTCACGGACGCCCAGGCGATCCACCCCGGCTATGGCTTCCTGTCGGAAAACGCCGACTTTGCCGAGCGTGTGGAAAAGTCGGGCTTCGTCTTCATCGGCCCGCGCGCAGAAAACATCCGCATGATGGGCGACAAGGTCTCGGCCAAGCAAGCCATGATCCGTGCCGGCGTGCCCTGCGTGCCGGGTTCGGACGGCGCGCTGCCGGACAATCCCAAGGAAATCGTCCAGATCGCCCGCAAGATCGGCTATCCGGTCATCATCAAGGCCGCTGGCGGCGGCGGTGGCCGCGGCATGCGCGTGGTGCATACCGAAGCCGCGCTGATCAATGCGGTGACCATGACCAAGACGGAAGCCGGCGCTGCCTTCGGCAATCCGGAAGTCTATATGGAGAAGTATCTGGAAAATCCGCGTCACGTGGAAATCCAGATCCTGGCCGACGAACACAAGCAAGCCATCTGGCTGGGCGAGCGCGACTGCTCCATGCAGCGCCGCCACCAGAAGGTCATCGAGGAAGCGCCTGCACCGGGCATCCCGCGCAAGATCATCGAGAAGATCGGCGAGCGCTGCGCCGAAGCCTGCCGCAAGATGAACTACCGTGGCGCCGGCACCTTCGAATTCCTGTACGAAAACGAAGAGTTCTACTTCATCGAGATGAACACCCGCGTGCAGGTCGAACACCCGGTGACCGAAATGATCACGGGCGTGGACATCGTGCAGGAACAGATCCGCATCGCCGCCGGCGAGAAGCTGCGCTATCGCCAGCGCGACATCGAGTTGAAGGGCCACGCCATCGAGTGCCGCATCAACGCCGAGGATCCGTTCAAGTTCATCCCCTCGCCGGGCCGCATCACCGCCTGGCACGTGCCGGGTGGTCCTGGCATCCGCGTCGATTCGCACGCCTACTCGGGTTACTTCGTGCCGCCCAACTATGATTCCATGGTGGGCAAGGTGATCGCCTATGGCGCCACCCGCGAGCAGGCCATCCGCCGCATGCAGATCGCGCTGTCGGAAATGGTGGTCGAGGGCATTTCGACCAACATCCCGCTGCACCGCGAACTGATGGTGGATGCGCGCTTCTTCGAAGGTGGAACCAATATCCATTATCTGGAACATAAGTTGTCGGAACGTCCGGCTTCCCCGGAAGCGGACAAGGCCATCAAGAAGTAA
- a CDS encoding carbohydrate kinase family protein has product MSSLICGSLAYDNIMQYEGRFAEALLADQLHKVNVSFLVPTMRREFGGCAGNIAYNLKLLGGDPVIMATVGLDSAPYLERFAELGISTRCVRQIDSSFTAQCFITTDADSNQITAFHPGAMTWSHENKVADAGPVKFAIVAPDGRDGMLQHAQQAAELNIPLIFDPGQGMPMFDGEDLKNFIDLATYVAVNDYEAELLTARTGLSLAQIAERTKALIVTRGELGADIFEGGKKFDIPCVPADRIADPTGCGDAFRAGMLFGLTEGYDWETTGRLASLMGSLKIASQGPQNHAPSRAEIEERFHAAFGYRFA; this is encoded by the coding sequence ATGAGCTCTCTCATCTGCGGTTCCCTCGCCTACGACAACATCATGCAATACGAGGGCCGCTTCGCCGAAGCGCTGCTGGCCGACCAGTTACACAAGGTCAATGTCTCCTTCCTCGTGCCGACCATGCGCCGCGAGTTCGGTGGCTGCGCCGGCAACATCGCTTACAACCTCAAGCTGCTGGGCGGCGACCCGGTCATCATGGCTACCGTGGGACTGGACAGCGCACCGTATCTGGAACGCTTCGCCGAGCTGGGCATTTCCACCCGCTGCGTACGTCAGATCGACAGCTCCTTCACCGCGCAGTGCTTCATCACCACCGACGCCGACAGCAACCAGATCACCGCCTTCCACCCGGGTGCGATGACCTGGTCCCACGAGAACAAGGTCGCCGATGCAGGCCCGGTCAAGTTCGCCATCGTCGCTCCGGATGGCCGTGACGGCATGCTGCAGCACGCGCAGCAGGCGGCCGAGCTGAACATCCCGCTGATCTTCGATCCGGGCCAGGGCATGCCCATGTTCGATGGCGAGGACCTGAAGAACTTCATCGACCTGGCCACCTATGTCGCCGTGAACGACTATGAAGCCGAGCTGCTGACCGCCCGCACCGGCCTGTCGCTGGCGCAGATCGCCGAACGTACCAAGGCCCTGATTGTCACGCGTGGCGAACTGGGTGCTGACATCTTCGAGGGGGGCAAGAAGTTCGACATCCCCTGCGTCCCGGCCGACCGCATCGCCGATCCCACCGGCTGTGGCGATGCCTTCCGTGCGGGCATGCTTTTTGGCCTGACCGAGGGCTATGACTGGGAGACTACCGGTCGCCTGGCCAGCCTGATGGGGTCGCTCAAGATCGCCTCGCAAGGTCCGCAGAATCATGCGCCGTCCAGGGCAGAAATCGAAGAGCGCTTCCACGCGGCCTTTGGCTATCGCTTCGCTTGA
- a CDS encoding PP0621 family protein, protein MKYLIWLVVLLAVVVWFQRAKKSMLAGNDAAADARPESGIPRPKAGGTRRSAEPGAETMVQCAHCGIHFPVSEAVVHASGALYCSEEHRRLASF, encoded by the coding sequence ATGAAATATCTGATCTGGCTGGTCGTGCTGCTGGCCGTGGTGGTGTGGTTCCAGCGCGCCAAGAAATCCATGCTGGCCGGCAATGACGCCGCCGCCGATGCGCGCCCGGAGTCCGGTATCCCCCGGCCCAAGGCGGGCGGTACGCGGCGCAGCGCCGAACCGGGCGCCGAGACCATGGTGCAATGCGCCCATTGCGGCATCCACTTCCCGGTCTCCGAAGCGGTGGTGCATGCCTCGGGCGCCCTGTACTGCTCGGAAGAGCATCGCCGCCTGGCCTCCTTCTGA
- a CDS encoding DUF3426 domain-containing protein, whose translation MALATQCPHCLTIFRVVSDQLKLRGGLVRCGSCRQVFNGNDYLVEASVADGHYQPAPGSKAQAGVMTPSAAAAPATPTPAPSPVPASPMATRGPAPQPSAPVHAIPVSSGTAPVSAEPPPPVQVPAPVPAAIPVIAEPKVFRSPTSPGYIPDLGAPLKSPAAVDKDKRDEADALPPFPVADEIPTAPAGGAALLRRSSSTDDEIVSAADIDAAFGPATSRLDEEDVHHLRGHEDEPDQLSAADHSAADDSEDDAELPGFVRRVERRERAGRVLKVIMMILAGVMVPVLLLQALYYWRNPLAEALPPVRPMLNGMCVALHCSVGLPAEIDRLSLEANELQVVPPNQNVYALTVVMRNRGPGAQAWPHLELTLNNDDEKAVVRRVFRPRDYLPNARQIDRGIAADSEQQIKLNFELKDALVSGYRVYLFYP comes from the coding sequence ATGGCGTTGGCGACCCAGTGTCCGCACTGCCTGACCATCTTCAGGGTCGTCAGCGACCAGCTCAAACTGCGTGGCGGCCTGGTCCGCTGCGGCAGTTGCCGCCAGGTCTTCAATGGCAATGACTATCTGGTCGAGGCCAGCGTGGCCGACGGCCATTACCAGCCCGCACCGGGCAGCAAGGCCCAGGCCGGCGTGATGACGCCCAGCGCCGCTGCGGCCCCCGCCACGCCAACACCGGCGCCATCGCCGGTTCCCGCCAGCCCGATGGCGACGCGCGGACCCGCGCCACAGCCGTCTGCGCCCGTCCACGCCATCCCCGTTTCCAGCGGCACCGCCCCGGTCAGTGCCGAACCGCCCCCGCCGGTGCAAGTTCCCGCACCGGTTCCTGCAGCCATCCCAGTGATCGCCGAGCCCAAGGTGTTTCGCTCGCCGACCAGTCCCGGCTACATCCCTGACCTGGGCGCACCGCTGAAGTCGCCAGCAGCTGTGGATAAAGACAAGCGGGATGAGGCCGACGCATTGCCTCCCTTCCCCGTCGCCGACGAGATCCCGACAGCACCTGCCGGGGGCGCAGCGTTGTTGCGCCGCTCTTCCAGCACGGACGACGAGATCGTCAGCGCAGCCGATATCGACGCGGCCTTCGGCCCGGCCACGTCGCGCCTGGATGAGGAAGATGTGCATCACCTCCGCGGTCATGAGGACGAACCAGACCAGCTCTCCGCAGCTGACCACAGCGCAGCCGACGACAGCGAAGACGATGCCGAACTGCCCGGCTTCGTCAGGCGTGTCGAACGCCGCGAGCGGGCCGGACGCGTGCTCAAGGTCATCATGATGATCCTGGCCGGCGTGATGGTGCCGGTGCTGCTGCTGCAAGCGCTCTATTACTGGCGCAATCCCCTGGCCGAAGCCCTGCCGCCTGTGCGCCCCATGCTCAACGGCATGTGCGTGGCCCTGCATTGCAGCGTCGGCCTGCCGGCCGAGATTGACCGCCTGTCGCTGGAAGCCAATGAACTGCAGGTCGTGCCGCCCAACCAGAACGTCTATGCGCTGACGGTGGTCATGCGCAATCGCGGTCCCGGCGCACAAGCCTGGCCGCACCTGGAACTCACGCTCAACAATGATGACGAGAAAGCCGTGGTGCGCCGGGTCTTCCGTCCACGCGATTACCTGCCTAACGCCCGCCAGATCGATCGCGGCATCGCGGCCGACAGCGAACAGCAGATCAAGCTGAACTTTGAACTCAAGGATGCCTTGGTCTCGGGCTACCGCGTCTACCTGTTCTATCCCTGA
- the prmA gene encoding 50S ribosomal protein L11 methyltransferase, translating into MAWVEIVIEVAREEAEALSDALMESGALSVSVEDADEGTDAERPLFGEPGMEPEEAAWDRSRVVALAGKDADHATIVMDAAKAIGLDYALPFSTRVVEEQDWVRLTQSQFEPIHIGKRIWVVPSWHEAPADPDALVLELDPGLAFGTGSHPTTRLCMEWLEANATEAGTLLDYGCGSGILALVAAKIGVPQVIGVDIDPQALEAAHHNTERNHCTATYYLPEPFAQAHPEGERFDVVVANILAGPLQLMAPMLAGRVRAGGSLVLSGVLERQAQEVIATYAPYIALNVWAAHEGWVALAGRLPE; encoded by the coding sequence ATGGCTTGGGTAGAAATCGTCATCGAAGTGGCGCGGGAAGAGGCGGAGGCATTGTCCGACGCCCTGATGGAGTCTGGCGCCCTGTCGGTGTCGGTGGAAGATGCGGATGAAGGGACGGACGCCGAGCGTCCGCTCTTCGGCGAACCCGGCATGGAGCCGGAGGAAGCCGCCTGGGATCGCAGCCGCGTGGTAGCGCTGGCCGGCAAGGATGCCGACCACGCCACCATCGTCATGGATGCGGCCAAGGCCATCGGCCTGGACTATGCCCTGCCCTTCTCCACCCGCGTGGTGGAAGAGCAGGACTGGGTGCGTCTGACGCAATCCCAGTTCGAGCCCATCCATATCGGCAAGCGCATCTGGGTGGTGCCGAGCTGGCACGAAGCCCCCGCCGATCCGGACGCGCTGGTGCTGGAGCTGGACCCCGGTCTGGCCTTCGGCACCGGCAGCCATCCCACCACCCGACTGTGCATGGAATGGCTGGAAGCCAATGCTACCGAGGCCGGCACGCTGCTGGACTACGGCTGCGGCTCGGGCATCCTGGCGCTGGTGGCGGCCAAGATCGGCGTGCCCCAGGTGATCGGGGTGGACATCGATCCGCAGGCGCTGGAAGCGGCGCATCACAATACCGAGCGCAATCACTGCACGGCCACCTACTACCTGCCGGAACCCTTTGCCCAGGCGCATCCGGAGGGCGAACGCTTTGACGTGGTGGTCGCCAACATCCTGGCCGGCCCGCTGCAACTGATGGCCCCCATGCTGGCCGGTCGCGTACGCGCGGGCGGTTCGCTGGTGCTGTCCGGCGTGCTGGAACGCCAGGCGCAGGAAGTCATCGCCACCTATGCGCCCTACATCGCGCTCAACGTGTGGGCCGCGCATGAAGGCTGGGTGGCGCTGGCAGGCCGCCTGCCGGAGTAA
- the ampD gene encoding 1,6-anhydro-N-acetylmuramyl-L-alanine amidase AmpD, with translation MTAAVTDPAAWSIDGEGWCQGARREPSPNCDDRPEGVVSQLLVIHNISLPPGEFGGSYIADLFCNRLDFDAHPYFDQLRPLRVSAHFLIRRDGEVVQFVPAHRRAWHAGVSSFEGRERCNDFSIGIELEGTDFTPFTPAQYDALLGLSQALVSRYGLSAVAGHEHIAPLRKTDPGPFFDWQRYREEMMKIVNPAQLRFPSGLHKSQA, from the coding sequence ATGACTGCCGCCGTGACTGATCCCGCCGCCTGGAGCATCGATGGTGAGGGCTGGTGCCAGGGCGCCCGCCGCGAGCCTTCCCCCAATTGCGACGACCGGCCCGAGGGCGTGGTGAGCCAATTGCTGGTGATCCACAACATCAGCCTGCCGCCCGGTGAATTCGGCGGCTCTTATATAGCAGACCTGTTCTGCAACCGGCTCGACTTCGACGCCCACCCCTATTTCGACCAGTTGCGTCCCTTGCGGGTGTCGGCGCATTTCCTGATCCGCCGTGATGGCGAGGTGGTACAGTTCGTCCCCGCCCATCGCCGCGCCTGGCATGCCGGCGTGTCCAGCTTCGAAGGGCGGGAGCGGTGCAATGACTTTTCCATCGGCATCGAGCTGGAGGGAACCGACTTCACGCCCTTCACCCCCGCCCAGTACGACGCCCTGCTGGGTTTGTCCCAGGCCCTGGTCAGCCGCTACGGGCTGAGCGCCGTGGCCGGTCACGAACACATCGCCCCGCTGCGCAAGACCGATCCCGGCCCCTTCTTCGACTGGCAGCGCTATCGCGAAGAAATGATGAAAATTGTTAACCCGGCGCAATTGCGCTTCCCTTCTGGCCTTCACAAAAGTCAAGCGTGA
- a CDS encoding ribonucleotide-diphosphate reductase subunit beta, producing MLSWDDEAKQPAQAPRTPNLQPQLQPAFGQSNAALNPALMAGNSEQVDTTRRVNAADKRIINGHTDVNQLVPFKYKWAWDKYLAGCANHWMPQEINMQRDIELWKNPNGLTEDERRLVKRNLGFFVTADSLAANNIVLGTYRHITAPECRQYLLRQAFEEAIHTHAYQYIVESLGLDEAEIFNAYHEVASIRDKDEFLIPFIDTLTDPEFKTGTMENDQKLLKSLIVFACIMEGLFFYVGFTQILALGRQNKMMGAAEQYQYILRDESMHCNFGIDLINTVKMENPHLWTPEFREEIKSLFLRAVELEYRYAEDTMPRGVLGLNAPMFKSYLRFIANRRAQQIGLDPLFAQEENPFPWMSEMIDLKKERNFFETRVIEYQTGGALSWE from the coding sequence ATGCTTTCTTGGGATGATGAAGCCAAGCAGCCGGCCCAGGCGCCGCGCACTCCTAACCTGCAGCCGCAACTGCAACCGGCCTTCGGCCAATCCAACGCCGCGCTGAATCCGGCGCTGATGGCCGGCAACAGCGAGCAGGTCGACACCACCCGCCGCGTCAATGCCGCCGACAAGCGCATCATCAACGGCCACACCGACGTCAACCAGCTGGTGCCCTTCAAGTACAAGTGGGCCTGGGACAAGTACCTGGCCGGCTGCGCCAACCACTGGATGCCGCAAGAGATCAACATGCAGCGCGACATCGAGCTGTGGAAGAACCCCAATGGCCTGACCGAAGACGAGCGTCGTCTGGTCAAGCGCAACCTGGGCTTCTTCGTCACCGCCGACTCGCTGGCGGCCAACAACATCGTGTTGGGCACCTATCGCCACATCACCGCCCCCGAGTGCCGTCAGTACCTGCTGCGCCAGGCCTTCGAAGAAGCGATCCACACCCACGCCTACCAGTACATCGTCGAATCGCTGGGCCTGGATGAAGCCGAGATCTTCAACGCCTATCACGAGGTCGCATCGATCCGCGACAAGGACGAGTTCCTCATTCCCTTCATCGATACGCTGACCGATCCTGAGTTCAAGACCGGCACGATGGAGAATGACCAGAAGCTGTTGAAGTCGCTCATCGTCTTCGCCTGCATCATGGAAGGTCTGTTCTTCTACGTCGGCTTCACGCAGATCCTGGCGCTGGGTCGCCAGAACAAGATGATGGGCGCGGCCGAGCAGTACCAGTACATCCTGCGTGACGAATCGATGCACTGCAACTTCGGCATCGACCTGATCAACACCGTGAAGATGGAGAACCCGCATCTGTGGACTCCTGAATTCCGCGAGGAGATCAAATCGTTGTTTTTACGCGCTGTGGAGTTGGAATATCGTTACGCAGAGGATACAATGCCGCGAGGCGTGCTCGGGTTGAACGCACCGATGTTCAAGAGCTACCTGCGATTCATCGCGAATCGCCGCGCACAGCAAATCGGATTGGACCCGCTGTTCGCACAAGAAGAAAATCCGTTCCCGTGGATGAGCGAGATGATCGACTTGAAGAAGGAGCGCAACTTCTTTGAGACCCGTGTCATCGAATACCAAACCGGGGGCGCACTGAGTTGGGAATGA
- a CDS encoding peroxiredoxin: MPHRSSLVLPSLSTLRGLAVGAALLGAVLASPAAPAALKPGEKAPEFSAPASLGGQVSTFTLSEALKKGPVVLYFYPAAFTSGCTIEAHLFAEAVDRYKALGATVIGVSGDNIETLNKFSVSECRSKFAVAADVDKKIMKAYDAQFLKVTGYASRTSYVITPDHAILYEYTDMNPEKHVENTMQALEKWSAAQKR; the protein is encoded by the coding sequence ATGCCGCATCGTTCATCCCTGGTCTTGCCGTCACTGTCCACCTTGCGTGGACTGGCTGTCGGCGCGGCGCTGCTCGGTGCGGTGCTGGCCAGCCCGGCGGCGCCGGCCGCGCTCAAGCCGGGCGAGAAGGCGCCGGAATTCTCGGCGCCGGCCTCGCTGGGCGGGCAGGTGTCGACCTTCACCCTGTCGGAAGCGCTCAAGAAAGGCCCGGTAGTGCTGTACTTCTACCCGGCCGCCTTCACCTCCGGCTGCACCATCGAAGCCCATCTGTTCGCCGAGGCGGTGGACCGCTACAAGGCGCTGGGGGCGACGGTCATCGGCGTGTCGGGCGACAATATCGAGACACTCAACAAGTTCTCCGTCAGCGAATGCCGCAGCAAGTTCGCGGTGGCAGCCGATGTCGACAAGAAGATCATGAAGGCCTATGACGCCCAGTTCCTGAAGGTGACCGGCTACGCCAGCCGCACCTCCTACGTCATCACGCCGGACCATGCCATCCTCTACGAGTACACCGACATGAATCCGGAAAAGCATGTGGAAAACACCATGCAGGCGCTGGAGAAATGGTCGGCTGCGCAGAAGCGCTGA
- a CDS encoding ribonucleoside-diphosphate reductase subunit alpha: MRSTQEISVKSPAAYGVSAELEGSAESQAVASQTAGLGEYRIIRRNGAVVGFEPSKISIAVTKAFLAVNGGQGAASARVREMVEQLTTNVVSALVRRQPTGGTFHIEDIQDQVELALMRSGEHDVARAYVLYRAKRMEERAQQGAATKTEVVAPQLHVTEDGQSRPLDINEVRSLIAAACVGLEEHVDGEAILAETVKNLYDGVPVEELYKSAILAARALMEKDPAYSQVTSRLLMHTIRKEVFGKEVAQADAPAEYLEYFPQYVKKGIEAELLDTKLAQFDLAKLAAALKPERDLQFGYIGLQTLYDRYFLHIGGTRIEMPQAFYMRVAMGLALNEIDRETRAIEFYDLLSSFDFMSSTPTLFNSGTQRSQLSSCYLTTVADDLDGIYEAIKENALLAKFAGGLGNDWTPVRALGAHIKGTNGKSQGVVPFLKVVNDTAVAVNQGGKRKGAVCAYLETWHMDIEEFLELRKNTGDDRRRTHDMNTANWIPDLFMKRVMEKGEWTLFSPSDTPDLHDKFGRAFEEAYTAYEAKAARGELKLFKKVQANDLWRKMLSMLFETGHPWITFKDPCNIRSPQQHVGVVHSSNLCTEITLNTNDSEIAVCNLGSVNLPAHLVNGELDHAKLQKTIRTAMRMLDNVIDINYYAVKKARDSNLRHRPVGMGIMGFQDCLHIKRVPYASMDAVEFADRSMEAVCYYAYMASTELAEERGRYASYRGSLWDRGILPQDSLKLLAQERGGYLETDSTETLDWAALRARIAEHGMRNSNCVAIAPTATISNIIGVSACIEPTYQNLYVKSNLSGEFTEINEYLVRDLKARGLWDEVMVADLKYFDGSLAKIDRIPQDLRDIYATAFEVDPSWLVEAASRRQKWIDQAQSLNIYMAGASGKRLDETYKLAWLRGLKTTYYLRTIGATHTEKSTSRAGALNAVAVDGGAGAMASASGTAVPAAPIASAATASAAYVMPNPGAAIEADGPVCTMRPGDAGFEECEACQ; this comes from the coding sequence GTGCGCTCAACCCAAGAAATTTCCGTCAAATCTCCTGCCGCCTATGGCGTTTCCGCCGAGCTGGAAGGCTCCGCTGAAAGCCAGGCCGTTGCTTCCCAGACCGCTGGCCTGGGCGAATACCGCATCATCCGCCGCAATGGCGCCGTGGTCGGTTTCGAACCCTCCAAGATTTCCATCGCCGTGACCAAGGCCTTCCTGGCCGTCAACGGCGGCCAGGGTGCGGCTTCGGCGCGCGTGCGCGAGATGGTCGAGCAACTGACCACCAACGTGGTCTCGGCGCTGGTGCGCCGCCAGCCCACCGGCGGAACTTTCCACATCGAAGACATCCAGGACCAGGTCGAGCTGGCCCTGATGCGTTCGGGCGAGCATGACGTGGCGCGCGCCTACGTGCTCTACCGCGCCAAGCGCATGGAAGAGCGCGCCCAGCAAGGCGCCGCCACCAAGACCGAAGTGGTCGCACCGCAGCTGCACGTGACCGAAGACGGCCAGAGCCGTCCGCTGGACATCAATGAAGTGCGCTCCCTGATCGCCGCCGCCTGCGTCGGCCTGGAAGAGCACGTCGACGGCGAAGCCATCCTGGCCGAGACCGTCAAGAACCTGTACGACGGCGTGCCCGTCGAAGAGCTGTACAAGTCCGCCATCCTGGCTGCCCGCGCGCTGATGGAAAAGGACCCGGCCTACAGCCAGGTGACCTCGCGCCTGCTGATGCACACCATCCGCAAGGAAGTGTTCGGCAAGGAAGTGGCCCAGGCCGATGCACCGGCCGAGTACCTGGAATACTTCCCGCAATACGTCAAGAAGGGTATCGAAGCCGAGCTGCTCGACACCAAGCTGGCCCAGTTCGACCTGGCCAAGCTGGCCGCCGCCCTCAAGCCCGAGCGCGACCTGCAGTTCGGCTATATCGGCCTGCAGACCCTGTATGACCGCTACTTCCTGCACATCGGCGGCACCCGCATCGAAATGCCGCAGGCGTTCTACATGCGCGTGGCCATGGGCCTGGCATTGAACGAAATCGACCGCGAAACCCGCGCCATCGAGTTCTATGACCTGCTGTCGTCCTTCGACTTCATGAGCTCGACCCCGACCCTGTTCAACTCGGGCACCCAGCGTTCGCAGCTGTCCTCCTGCTACCTGACCACGGTGGCCGACGACCTCGACGGCATCTACGAAGCCATCAAGGAAAACGCCCTGCTGGCCAAGTTCGCCGGCGGCCTGGGCAATGACTGGACCCCGGTGCGCGCCCTGGGCGCCCACATCAAGGGCACCAATGGCAAGTCGCAAGGCGTGGTTCCCTTCCTGAAGGTGGTCAACGACACCGCCGTGGCGGTCAACCAGGGCGGCAAGCGCAAGGGCGCGGTGTGCGCCTACCTGGAAACCTGGCACATGGACATCGAGGAATTCCTCGAACTGCGCAAGAACACCGGCGACGACCGCCGCCGCACCCACGACATGAACACCGCGAACTGGATTCCCGACCTGTTCATGAAGCGCGTGATGGAAAAGGGCGAGTGGACCCTGTTCTCGCCGTCCGACACCCCGGACCTGCACGACAAGTTCGGCCGCGCCTTCGAAGAAGCCTACACCGCCTATGAAGCCAAGGCCGCCCGCGGCGAGCTGAAGCTCTTCAAGAAGGTGCAAGCCAACGACCTCTGGCGCAAGATGCTGTCGATGCTCTTCGAAACCGGCCACCCGTGGATCACCTTCAAGGATCCCTGCAACATCCGTTCGCCCCAGCAGCACGTGGGCGTGGTCCACAGCTCCAACCTGTGCACCGAGATCACCCTGAACACCAACGACAGTGAAATCGCCGTCTGCAACCTGGGTTCGGTGAACCTGCCGGCGCACCTGGTCAATGGCGAGCTGGACCATGCCAAGCTGCAAAAGACCATCCGCACCGCCATGCGCATGCTGGACAACGTCATCGACATCAACTACTACGCCGTCAAGAAGGCCCGTGACTCCAACCTGCGTCACCGTCCGGTGGGCATGGGCATCATGGGCTTCCAGGACTGCCTGCACATCAAGCGCGTGCCGTACGCCTCGATGGACGCCGTCGAATTCGCCGACCGCTCCATGGAAGCCGTCTGCTACTACGCCTACATGGCCTCGACCGAACTGGCTGAAGAGCGCGGCCGTTACGCTTCCTACCGCGGTTCGCTGTGGGATCGCGGCATCCTGCCGCAGGATTCCCTGAAGCTGCTGGCGCAAGAACGCGGCGGCTACCTGGAAACCGACAGCACCGAGACCCTGGACTGGGCCGCCCTGCGCGCACGCATCGCCGAACACGGCATGCGCAACTCGAACTGCGTGGCCATCGCCCCGACGGCGACCATCTCCAACATCATCGGCGTGTCCGCTTGCATCGAGCCGACCTACCAGAACCTGTACGTGAAGTCGAACCTGTCGGGCGAATTCACCGAGATCAACGAGTACCTGGTGCGCGACCTGAAGGCCCGTGGCCTGTGGGACGAAGTCATGGTTGCCGACCTCAAGTATTTCGATGGCAGCCTGGCCAAGATCGACCGCATCCCGCAAGACCTGCGCGACATCTACGCCACCGCCTTCGAAGTGGATCCGTCCTGGCTGGTGGAAGCCGCCTCGCGTCGCCAGAAGTGGATCGACCAGGCTCAGTCGCTCAACATCTACATGGCCGGCGCTTCCGGCAAGCGTCTGGATGAGACCTACAAGCTGGCCTGGCTGCGCGGTCTGAAGACCACCTACTACCTGCGCACCATCGGCGCCACCCACACCGAGAAGTCCACTTCCCGTGCGGGTGCCTTGAACGCCGTGGCTGTTGACGGCGGCGCTGGCGCCATGGCCTCGGCTTCCGGTACGGCCGTGCCGGCCGCCCCGATCGCTTCGGCTGCCACTGCTTCGGCGGCCTACGTGATGCCGAACCCGGGCGCGGCGATCGAAGCCGACGGTCCGGTCTGCACCATGCGTCCAGGCGATGCCGGTTTCGAAGAGTGCGAGGCCTGCCAGTAA